In Caloenas nicobarica isolate bCalNic1 chromosome 5, bCalNic1.hap1, whole genome shotgun sequence, a single genomic region encodes these proteins:
- the HHIPL1 gene encoding HHIP-like protein 1, producing the protein MRGLRGARAALALLLAAALAPGPARPHPQCLDFKPPFRPPRGLAFCRRYADFGCCDLSRDSALLQRFYRLSARLDGAAYAACAGHLQDLLCQECSPYAAHLYDAEDPSTPVRTIPGLCQDYCRRVWQKCRSIFRYLSTDQELIALENNMAKFCRYLSLEDTDYCFPHLLTNQNLNQNLGLVTADAEGCLQLCLIEVANGLRNPVAMVHANDGTHRFFIAEQVGLVWTYLPDRSRLEKPFLNISEAVLTSPWEGDERGFLGIVFHPKFKFNGKVYVYYSVEVRYEERIRISEFRISAADMNALDHGSERIILEIEEPASNHNGGELLFGDDGYLYIFTGDGGMAGDPFGTFGNAQNKSTLLGKVLRIDVNNNDRGPLYRIPPDNPFLDDPMARPEIYAYGVRNMWRCSFDRGEPQTKDGKGRLFCGDVGQNKYEEIDIVEKGKNYGWRAREGFSCYDKKLCTNSSMDDVLPIYAYPHKMGKSVTGGYVYRGCESPNLNGLYIFGDFMSGRLMSLKEDHATREWKYSEICMGAGQTCMFPGLINNYYQYIISFAEDEAGELYFMSTGVPSATAPHGVVYKVVDTSRRAPPGKCRIEPLPVKVKSKRIQFVPKEKLIVKTPTPRPRLKATAEVPGGGRTDPETPDAPAVDWVGQAPPLPGNRSRTPPTPTPSGRTPRPRKGGGRRGQRRKKKPPSTAPPLRNGAVRLMEQRGRGRSRGRVEVYIEGEWGTVCDDGWSSAAAAVVCRQLGFPYVVRASKKAEFGEGSSLRILLDDVQCSGQEETLLECAHAEVGTHNCSHEEDAGVVCSREEVADW; encoded by the exons AtgcgggggctgcgcggggcgcgggcggcactggcgctgctgctggcggcgGCGCTGGCCCCGGGGCCGGCGCGACCGCACCCGCAGTGTCTGGACTTCAAGCCGCCGTTCCGGCCGCCGCGGGGCCTCGCCTTCTGCCGCCGCTACGCCGACTTCGGCTGCTGCGACCTGAGCCGCGACAGCGCTCTGCTCCAGCGCTTCTACCGCCTCAGCGCCCGCCTCGACGGGGCCGCCTACGCCGCCTGTGCCGGGCACCTGCAGGACCTGCTCTGCCAG GAATGTTCTCCATATGCGGCTCACTTGTACGATGCCGAGGATCCCTCCACCCCCGTGCGGACGATACCAGGACTTTGCCAAGACTATTGCCGGCGAGTGTGGCAAAAATGCCGCTCCATTTTTCGCTATCTCTCTACAGACCAAGAGCTAATTGCACTGGAGAACAACATGGCAAAATTCTGCCGCTACCTGTCCTTGGAGGACACAGACTACTGTTTTCCACACCTGCTCACTAACCAGAACCTTAACCAAAACCTGGGGTTAGTGACCGCCGACGCGGAGGgctgtctccagctctgccttATAGAGGTCGCCAACGGGCTGCGCAATCCCGTTGCGATGGTGCACGCCAACGATGGTACCCACAGGTTCTTCATTGCGGAGCAGGTTGGCCTGGTGTGGACCTACCTCCCCGATCGATCCAGGCTCGAAAAGCCATTTCTGAACATCAGCGAAGCCGTACTTACCTCACCTTGGGAAGGAGACGAGAGAGGTTTTCTAGGTATTGTCTTCCATCCTAAATTCAAATTTAATGGTAAAGTGTATGTCTACTATTCAGTTGAAGTTCGTTATGAAGAGAGAATCCGAATCAGTGAGTTCAGAATTTCTGCTGCTGACATGAATGCTTTGGACCATGGTTCTGAAAG GATAATCCTGGAAATAGAAGAACCCGCTTCCAACCATAATGGAGGAGAGCTGCTCTTCGGAGATGACGGTTATCTCTATATATTTACTGGAGATGGAGGCATGGCTGGGGATCCTTTTGGGACCTTTGGAAACGCCCAGAACAA ATCAACCCTGCTGGGCAAAGTGCTGCGGATCGATGTGAACAACAACGACCGCGGGCCTCTGTATCGAATCCCTCCTGACAACCCTTTTCTCGATGACCCCATGGCTCGCCCCGAAATCTATGCATATGGTGTGAGAAATATGTGGCGCTGCTCTTTCGATAGGGGCGAACCCCAAACCAAGGACGGGAAAGGGCGGCTCTTCTGCGGAGACGTGGGGCagaataaatatgaagaaatcGACATCGTCGAGAAAGGCAAAAATTATGGCTGGAGGGCAAGAGAAGGATTCAGCTGTTACGATAAAAAACTTTGCACCAATTCTTCAATGG ATGATGTGCTTCCAATTTACGCATATCCACACAAAATGGGGAAATCTGTTACAGGAGGCTATGTCTATCGGGGTTGTGAGTCTCCAAACTTGAATGGCCTGTACATATTTGGTGATTTTATGAGTGG ACGCCTGATGTCTTTGAAGGAGGATCATGCTACCAGAGAGTGGAAGTACAGTGAAATCTGCATGGGGGCAGGACAAACGTGCATGTTCCCTGGGCTTATCAATAACTACTACCAGTACATCATCTCCTTTGCCGAAGATGAAGCAG gggAACTTTACTTCATGTCTACCGGCGTACCAAGCGCCACGGCTCCCCATGGAGTGGTGTACAAAGTGGTGGACACCTCTAG GAGAGCACCACCAGGAAAATGCCGAATTGAGCCATTGCCAGTGAAAGTAAAAAGCAAGCGCATCCAGTTTGTGCCAAAGGAAA AGCTTATTGTGAAAACACCAACACCACGTCCCCGGCTGAAGGCCACGGCCGAGGTCCCAGGGGGAGGCAGGACAGACCCCGAAACCCCAGACGCACCGGCCGTGGACTGGGTGGGCCAAGCCCCACCGCTGCCGGGAAACCGGAGCCGGACGCCCCCCACGCCGACACCCAGCGGCAGGACCCCCAGGCCCCGCAAGGGAGGAGGGCGGAGGGGGCAGCGCAGGAAGAAGAAGCCCCCCAGCACGGCCCCGCCACTGCGAAACGGCGCCGTGCGGCTCATGGAgcagcggggccgcggccggaGCCGGGGCCGGGTGGAGGTTTACATCGAGGGCGAGTGGGGCACGGTGTGCGACGACGGCTGGagctcggccgccgccgccgtggTGTGCCGCCAGCTGGGCTTCCCCTACGTGGTGCGGGCCAGCAAGAAGGCGGAATTTGGGGAAGGAAGCTCCCTTCGCATTCTCCTGGATGATGTGCAGTGCTCCGGGCAGGAGGAGACGCTGCTGGAGTGTGCCCACGCTGAGGTTGGCACGCACAACTGCTCCCACGAGGAGGATGCCGGCGTGGTGTGCAGCCGGGAGGAGGTGGCCGACTGGTGa